One segment of Alnus glutinosa chromosome 2, dhAlnGlut1.1, whole genome shotgun sequence DNA contains the following:
- the LOC133862021 gene encoding uncharacterized protein LOC133862021, with translation MENCFEHEGEMELPSSLPLHKVDPGKPAQLTWQRKLNYQGKVPSEFAMGFLEKMRMAPMGIRLWRYAKEEHAKGRMPVFDFFCTRNFTFPQGVPLGGIGAGSIGRSYRGEFQRFQLFPGCCEETPVLANQFSVFVSRPNGQKFSTVLCSGRPEVSKEGTASGTETWDWNLNGEKCTYDALYPKAWTTYEGEPDPELRIVCRQISPFIPHNYKESSFPVSVFTFTLSNKGRTSADVTLLFTWANSVGGISGFSGDHFNSKMVTKDGVCGVLLHHKTANEQPPVTFAIAAEETGDVHVSECPCFLISGDSQGITAKDMWHEIKKHGSFDHLGHDQTPMTSKPGSSIGAAIAASLTIPSDSVRTVTFSLAWDCPEVRFGQKTYHKRYSRFYGTLGDAAASIVRDAILEHAHWESQIEAWQRPILEDKRLPEWYPITLFNELYYLNGGGTTWTDGLPPVQNLGTISKRKFSLDRSRTDLKNVVDMSHQTDTAVVILEKMASILEEINTPAASNSAFGTNLLQKGEENIGQFLYAEGMEYLMWNTYDVHFYSSFALVMLFPKLELSIQRDFAAAVLMHDPDRMKTMFDGKWATRKVLGAVPHDIGLNDPWFEVNSYNLHNTDRWKDLNSKFVLQVYRDMVATGDKNFARAVWPSVYVAIAYMDQFDKDGDGMIENEGFPDQTYDIWSVNGVSAYSGGLWVAALQAASAMATEVGDEASANYFWAKYQKAKAVYDTLWNGSYFNYDNSGGFSSASIQADQLAGQWYARACGLSPIADEDKVRTALEKVYNFNVLKVKGGMRGAVNGMLPDGRVDMSVLQSREIWSGVTYSVAATMIQEDMVEMAFQTAVGVYETAWSQEGPGYSFQTPEAWTTDDQYRSLGYMRPLAIWAMQWALSKPKLFKPELRHEVSEDDHAYSLNHAGFAQVARLLKLPKEADDKSLLQVVYDFTCRRLSF, from the exons ATGGAAAATTGTTTCGAACATGAAGGTGAAATGGAGCTTCCTTCCAGTTTACCGCTACACAAG GTTGACCCAGGAAAACCAGCTCAACTGACTTGGCAGCGGAAGTTAAATTATCAGGGAAAAGTGCCTTCAGAGTTCGCAATGGGGTTTCTAGAGAAAATGCGTATG GCTCCAATGGGCATTCGATTATGGCGTTATGCCAAGGAAGAACATGCAAAAGGAAGG ATGCCAGTATTTGATTTCTTCTGTACGCGCAACTTCACATTCCCGCAGGGTGTACCTTTAGGCGGTATTGG TGCAGGAAGCATTGGAAGAAGCTACAGAGGCGAGTTTCAACGTTTTCAGCTGTTCCCTGGATGCTGTGAAGAAACCCCAGTTTTAGCAAATCAATTTTCT GTGTTTGTTTCACGCCCTAACGGTCAAAAATTTTCTACTGTTTTATGCTCTGGGAGGCCAGAGGTATCCAA AGAAGGAACTGCTTCTGGGACTGAAACTTGGGATTGGAATTTGAATGGCGAGAAGTGTACTTACGATGCTTTGTATCCAAAGGCTTGGACAACCTATGAGG GTGAACCTGACCCAGAACTTAGAATTGTTTGTCGCCAAATTTCACCTTTTATTCCCCACAATTATAAGGAGAGCAGTTTCCCTGTATCAGTATTTACATTTACG CTATCTAATAAAGGAAGAACTTCTGCAGATGTCACCCTGCTCTTTACATGGGCT AATTCCGTAGGTGGGATCTCTGGATTTTCTGGGGATCACTTCAACTCAAAGATGGT GACAAAAGATGGAGTGTGTGGAGTACTTTTACACCACAA GACTGCAAATGAGCAACCTCCTGTTACTTTTGCTATAGCGGCAGAGGAAACGGGTGATGTTCATGTCTCTGAGTGTCCTTGCTTTTTGATTTCTGGTGATTCCCAGGGTATCACGGCTAAAGATATGTGGCATGAAATTAAAAAG CATGGGTCATTTGACCACCTTGGCCACGACCAAACGCCTATGACTTCAAAACCAGGATCATCTATTGGAGCAGCCATAGCAGCCTCTTTGACAATTCCTTCTGATTCTGTCCGTACTGTCACTTTTTCATTGGCATGGGACTGCCCAGAAGTGAGATTTGGTCAAAAGACTTACCACAA GCGCTACAGCAGATTTTATGGCACTCTTGGGGATGCTGCAGCAAGCATTGTGCGTGATGCTATTCTTG AGCATGCCCATTGGGAATCCCAGATAGAAGCATGGCAAAGACCAATTCTCGAAGACAAAAGGCTTCCTGAATG GTACCCAATCACTCTCTTCAATGAGCTCTATTATCTCAATGGAGGGGGGACAACTTGGACAG ATGGATTACCTCCAGTGCAAAATTTAGGAACCATTAGCAAGAGGAAGTTTTCCCTTGATAGGTCCAGAACAGATCTTAAGAATGTGGTTGATATGTCCCATCAAACTGACACTGCTGTTGTTATCCTCGAAAAGATGGCATCCATACTTGAAGAAATCAATACTCCAGCAGCGTCAAATTCTGCTTTTGGAACCAATTTGCTccagaaaggagaagaaaatataGGCCAGTTTCTTTATGCTGAAGGAATGGAATACCTCATGTGGAACACTTATGATGTCCACTTCTACTCGTCTTTTGCACTAGTCATGTTATTCCCAAAACTTGAACTTAGCATCCAAAGAGACTTTGCAGCAGCAGTATTGATGCATGATCCTGATAGGATGAAAACTATGTTTGATGGAAAGTGGGCTACACGAAAGGTTCTCGGTGCTGTCCCCCATGATATTGGGCTCAATGACCCTTGGTTTGAAGTAAATTCTTATAATTTGCATAATACAGATAGGTGGAAGGACTTGAATTCTAAGTTTGTTCTCCAAGTTTACAGGGATATGGTTGCTACTGGTGACAAAAATTTTGCACGAGCTGTTTGGCCCTCAGTCTATGTTGCGATAGCTTATATGGATCAGTTTGATAAGGATGGAGATGGGATGATCGAGAATGAAGGTTTCCCTGATCAGACTTATGATATATGGTCTGTTAATGGTGTGAGTGCGTATTCTGGGGGGCTTTGGGTGGCAGCCCTCCAGGCTGCTTCAGCCATGGCAACCGAAGTAGGTGATGAAGCATCTGCAAATTACTTTTGGGCTAAGTATCAAAAGGCAAAAGCTGTATATGACACGCTATGGAATGGTTCCTACTTTAATTATGACAACAGTGGTGGTTTTTCGAGTGCATCTATTCAGGCTGATCAATTGGCTGGACAATG GTATGCTAGAGCATGTGGTCTTTCTCCGATTGCCGACGAAGACAAGGTGAGGACAGCACTTGAGAAGGTCTATAATTTCAATGTCTTAAAGGTGAAGGGAGGGATGCGTGGGGCAGTGAATGGGATGCTGCCAGATGGAAGGGTTGATATGTCAGTATTGCAATCAAGAGAAATATGGTCTGGAGTTACATATTCTGTTGCTGCTACAATGATTCAGGAAGATATGGTGGAAATGGCATTTCAGACTGCAGTTGGTGTCTATGAAACAGCATGGTCCCAAGAAGGTCCTGG ATATTCCTTCCAAACGCCAGAAGCATGGACCACCGACGACCAATACAGATCTCTTGGTTACATGCGGCCGCTGGCCATATGGGCAATGCAGTGGGCGCTGTCAAAGCCGAAGCTCTTTAAACCGGAGCTCAGACATGAAGTGAGCGAGGACGACCATGCATATTCTCTGAACCATGCTGGGTTTGCGCAAGTCGCACGCCTTCTAAAGTTGCCGAAGGAGGCAGATGATAAGAGTTTGCTACAAGTCGTTTATGATTTCACTTGCAGGAGATTGTCATTCTAA